Proteins from one Lachnospiraceae bacterium KGMB03038 genomic window:
- a CDS encoding phage holin gives MFDWSTRIKNKMFWLAIIPAVLLVIQTVAAVFGYTLDLGDLGNKLLDVVNAVFSVLVIAGIVVDPSTPGVGDSNADK, from the coding sequence ATGTTTGATTGGAGCACAAGGATCAAAAACAAAATGTTTTGGCTGGCCATTATCCCGGCGGTTCTGCTGGTGATCCAGACGGTGGCTGCAGTATTCGGGTACACGCTGGATCTGGGCGACCTTGGAAATAAACTGCTTGATGTGGTCAATGCGGTCTTTTCCGTGCTGGTGATCGCCGGGATCGTGGTAGACCCATCCACGCCTGGTGTTGGGGATAGTAATGCGGATAAATAA